A single region of the Actinoplanes sp. SE50/110 genome encodes:
- a CDS encoding VOC family protein — MTSRIGDIIVDCRDPELLAGFWCGVLGYRIFARDATGVAIRGATSSPDILFLHVGDRKATKNRLHFDVCPTDRGQDEELTRLLALGARRSSIIGSGSWVVLEDPEGNEFCLMAKRIAAEPAPFHDA, encoded by the coding sequence ATGACGAGCCGCATCGGGGACATCATCGTCGACTGCCGGGATCCTGAGCTGCTCGCCGGTTTCTGGTGCGGCGTGCTGGGCTACCGGATCTTCGCCCGCGATGCGACCGGCGTGGCGATCCGCGGGGCGACGAGCAGCCCGGACATCCTGTTCCTCCACGTCGGCGACCGGAAGGCGACGAAGAACCGCCTGCACTTCGACGTCTGTCCCACGGACCGCGGTCAGGACGAGGAACTCACCCGGTTGCTCGCGCTCGGCGCCCGGCGGTCGAGCATCATCGGCAGCGGCTCCTGGGTGGTCCTGGAAGATCCGGAAGGCAACGAGTTCTGCCTGATGGCCAAACGGATCGCCGCCGAGCCTGCTCCCTTCCACGACGCCTAG
- a CDS encoding TetR/AcrR family transcriptional regulator: MDENLGLRERKKMATRMALHEAAVRLAAERGADNVTIDAIAESAGVSRRTFTNYFANKEEVFYYREAHRMRRLCASISAQPTGDPWTVLTGAALELMTEAATDPSDLWLKQRRELHRDPHHLAHQIAAYTAIEKELAALIADRVTGPDADLRARVLVAQFMTAFRSSVQYWMEHPETSLPETFRKVTAMVATVA, translated from the coding sequence GTGGACGAGAACCTCGGGCTGCGCGAACGCAAGAAGATGGCCACCCGGATGGCGCTGCACGAAGCCGCCGTCCGGCTGGCCGCCGAGCGCGGCGCGGACAACGTCACCATCGACGCCATCGCGGAATCGGCAGGGGTCTCCCGGCGAACGTTCACGAACTACTTCGCGAACAAGGAGGAGGTCTTCTACTACCGCGAGGCCCACCGGATGCGCCGGCTGTGCGCCTCGATCAGCGCCCAGCCCACCGGCGACCCGTGGACCGTGCTGACCGGCGCCGCCCTGGAGCTGATGACCGAGGCCGCCACGGACCCCTCCGACCTGTGGCTGAAACAGCGCCGCGAACTGCACCGGGACCCGCACCACCTGGCCCACCAGATCGCCGCGTACACGGCGATCGAGAAGGAGCTCGCCGCCCTGATCGCCGACCGGGTGACCGGGCCGGACGCCGACCTGCGCGCCCGGGTCCTGGTCGCCCAGTTCATGACGGCGTTCCGGTCCAGCGTGCAGTACTGGATGGAGCATCCGGAGACCTCGCTGCCGGAAACTTTCCGCAAGGTCACCGCGATGGTCGCGACCGTGGCCTGA
- a CDS encoding YafY family protein: protein MTRPTARVLTLLELLQSGGLRTLADLSERLGVDARTVRRYVQHLVDLDIPVESVRGRHGGYRLARGHRLPPLMFTEEEALAVLLGLSGDSTSSATAAAKLRRVLPAPLQRKLDAVRESLTVTTPAAAAPDGTILLTVSAALRDHQPIRITYGGRERTLHPYGLVRHHDRWYVSGLDPEIGAERTFRLDRVEAARPLPGTFPPPSDFDPAARLLAGFATAAYRHAVRVRVQATADHLRSRLPAGLAVIHDDGADWVRVDLHAERLDWVPALLAAVDRPFIIEQPPELRILVAELADRLAAASRRPEHPRPVTPARRRPRSDAADQTGSGVSSPLPGWAAGSTSPASRPRPAGPD, encoded by the coding sequence GTGACCAGGCCCACCGCCCGCGTGCTGACCCTGCTGGAGCTGCTGCAGTCCGGCGGCCTGCGCACCCTCGCCGACCTGTCCGAGCGCCTGGGCGTCGACGCGCGCACCGTCCGGCGCTACGTCCAGCACCTGGTCGACCTGGACATCCCGGTCGAGTCGGTGCGCGGGCGGCATGGCGGCTACCGGCTGGCCCGCGGGCACCGGCTGCCGCCGCTGATGTTCACCGAGGAAGAGGCACTCGCCGTGCTGCTGGGCCTGTCCGGCGACTCGACGAGCAGCGCCACCGCGGCCGCCAAGCTGCGCCGGGTGCTGCCCGCGCCACTGCAGCGCAAGCTCGACGCGGTCCGCGAGTCACTGACCGTCACCACGCCGGCCGCGGCCGCCCCGGACGGCACCATCCTGCTGACCGTGTCGGCGGCGCTGCGCGACCACCAGCCGATCCGGATCACCTACGGCGGCCGGGAGCGCACGCTGCACCCGTACGGCCTGGTCCGGCACCATGACCGCTGGTATGTCAGCGGCCTCGACCCGGAGATCGGCGCGGAGCGCACCTTCCGGCTGGATCGGGTCGAGGCGGCCCGCCCGCTGCCCGGCACCTTCCCGCCACCCTCCGATTTCGACCCGGCCGCGCGGTTGCTGGCCGGCTTCGCCACGGCCGCTTACCGGCACGCGGTCCGCGTGCGCGTCCAGGCCACCGCGGACCATCTGCGCTCCCGGTTGCCGGCCGGCCTCGCGGTGATCCACGACGACGGCGCCGACTGGGTACGGGTCGACCTGCACGCCGAGCGCCTCGACTGGGTCCCGGCGCTGCTGGCCGCCGTGGACCGCCCGTTCATCATCGAGCAGCCGCCGGAGCTGCGCATCCTGGTCGCCGAGCTGGCCGACCGGCTGGCCGCCGCCTCCCGCCGGCCGGAGCATCCACGTCCGGTCACGCCGGCCCGACGCCGGCCCCGGTCAGACGCCGCCGATCAGACCGGGTCGGGCGTCTCGTCTCCGCTGCCGGGGTGGGCCGCGGGCTCCACCAGCCCGGCATCGCGGCCCCGGCCGGCAGGGCCGGACTGA
- a CDS encoding VOC family protein: MNLVSQRVITADVARLIDFYEKVTGLPAHRITADFAEIVTGSGTLAIAGAATVPPSIRAGERITEFLVDDVDAVPAAGEVLLAPTTMPWGNRSTLLRDPSGGLVNLFTPVTPAAIEKFARFRG, from the coding sequence ATGAACCTCGTTTCGCAACGCGTGATCACCGCCGACGTCGCCCGGCTCATCGACTTCTACGAGAAGGTCACCGGCCTGCCCGCGCACCGGATCACCGCGGACTTCGCCGAGATCGTCACCGGCAGCGGCACCCTCGCGATCGCCGGCGCCGCGACCGTGCCACCGTCCATCCGGGCGGGGGAGCGGATCACCGAATTCCTGGTCGACGACGTCGACGCCGTCCCCGCCGCCGGCGAGGTGCTGCTGGCGCCGACCACCATGCCGTGGGGCAACCGGTCCACCCTGCTGCGCGACCCGAGCGGCGGCCTGGTCAACCTGTTCACCCCGGTGACCCCGGCCGCGATCGAGAAGTTCGCCCGGTTCCGCGGCTGA